In the genome of Bacillota bacterium, one region contains:
- a CDS encoding AIR synthase family protein, producing MSRAPAGGKLPPAILEKLVLSHQGARRPEVVRGSGIGVDAAVLRLGGGICVISVDPITGGSTRVGELCIQVACNDLAAAGAEPVAVAITLLVPAEFGEEYVARFMSEADGVCQKLNVAIAGGHTELVPGLPAPLACVAALGQPWPGYQLPTGPRPGDALVLTKGAGIEGAAVLAADFPNELASLVSAQTLARAQSLFESLSVVPEARIAVGCGATCMHDVTEGGVLGAVWEMVHPTGLGVEVRADAVPVPPEVDAICRALGIDPLRLVSSGSLLVAVPDPEPLLDALRGAGIRAAVVGCLTREGRWLLREGARIPIVPPEGDELWRARRMLALAP from the coding sequence GTGAGTCGCGCGCCGGCGGGGGGCAAGCTACCTCCGGCAATCCTGGAAAAGCTGGTCTTGAGTCACCAGGGTGCCAGGCGCCCGGAGGTGGTCCGGGGATCAGGTATCGGGGTGGATGCGGCCGTTCTCCGCCTGGGCGGCGGCATCTGCGTCATTTCGGTGGACCCCATCACGGGGGGCAGCACCCGTGTGGGGGAACTCTGTATCCAGGTGGCCTGTAACGACCTGGCCGCGGCGGGGGCAGAGCCGGTGGCCGTCGCCATCACGCTGCTGGTACCCGCGGAATTTGGTGAGGAGTACGTGGCCCGCTTCATGAGCGAGGCAGACGGGGTCTGTCAGAAGCTGAACGTGGCCATTGCCGGCGGGCACACAGAGCTGGTGCCGGGCTTGCCTGCCCCCCTGGCGTGCGTGGCGGCCCTGGGGCAACCCTGGCCCGGCTATCAGTTGCCCACCGGGCCGCGGCCGGGTGATGCCCTGGTGCTTACCAAGGGAGCCGGCATCGAAGGGGCGGCGGTACTGGCCGCGGATTTCCCGAATGAACTGGCCTCTCTGGTTTCCGCCCAAACCCTGGCCCGTGCTCAGTCCCTGTTTGAGTCCCTGAGCGTGGTCCCGGAGGCGAGGATCGCCGTAGGTTGCGGGGCTACCTGCATGCACGACGTCACCGAGGGAGGGGTGCTGGGAGCGGTCTGGGAGATGGTTCACCCCACCGGGTTGGGAGTGGAGGTCCGCGCGGATGCGGTGCCCGTGCCGCCGGAGGTGGATGCCATTTGCAGGGCGCTTGGGATAGACCCCCTGCGCCTGGTTTCCAGCGGTTCGCTGCTGGTGGCGGTGCCCGACCCGGAGCCTCTGCTGGACGCCCTGCGGGGGGCCGGCATCCGGGCCGCGGTGGTGGGGTGCCTCACCCGGGAGGGGAGATGGTTGCTCAGGGAGGGGGCCCGTATCCCCATCGTTCCTCCGGAAGGTGACGAACTGTGGCGTGCCCGGCGGATGCTGGCTCTGGCCCCCTGA